The Paenibacillus spongiae nucleotide sequence GAGATACGGGCTTAGAACGAGCTTCAGCAGCATGCGGCATACTTCGGGGCGGTTCTGCACGTCGTCGAAGGAAAAGTGAATCATTTTCCATCCCATTCCTGTCAGGAACGTATCCCGATTCAGAGCGTAGCTGAATCTTTCGCGGTCCATGTCCTTGACGTGACTCTGGAAGCCGTCGCACTCGATTCCGAAACGACCGAACGGCGGCAAAAACGCGAAATCCAGAAACTGCGATTTGCGGTTCCAATCATAAATTTCATATTCGGGGTGCAAATGTTCCAGATTACCGAACATGGGCCACCATACATTTTGGAGCAGCAGCTTTTCGGCATAATTGTGTCCTCTGAGAAGCCTCCCTCTTCGCTCGCCTGCCCGGGAGGCGAGGTGGCGATCGAGGAAGGCTTGATGCGATTGTTCAAAGTTCATACGACTACGTTCCCCTTTCAACAGCAGAAATAAAAAAACGCCCTTCAGCCGCTAGGCAAAAGGACGTTCTTCGTCTATATAGAGTATATCATTGACCGGGATGAGGATGCACCTACATTTGTCGGTTATCATTGAACGGGACGGAGATGCACCTATCTGTCGGTTTTCATTGACCGGGATGAGGATGCACCTACATTTGTCGG carries:
- a CDS encoding BlaI/MecI/CopY family transcriptional regulator codes for the protein MNFEQSHQAFLDRHLASRAGERRGRLLRGHNYAEKLLLQNVWWPMFGNLEHLHPEYEIYDWNRKSQFLDFAFLPPFGRFGIECDGFQSHVKDMDRERFSYALNRDTFLTGMGWKMIHFSFDDVQNRPEVCRMLLKLVLSPYLIRDKTASSISPSERDVLRLAWSLGKPLRPKDVIDRYQVNYRTAHKWLQGLIDKGLLRSTSTGKYSCYYEVREIAESLL